In a genomic window of Streptomyces sp. SJL17-4:
- a CDS encoding solute carrier family 23 protein codes for MNLGVRWTLHGDGKTPAPGAVVRPDERLSWPRTVGLGAQHVVAMFGASFVAPVLMGLDPNLAIMMSGFATAIFLLATRGTVPSYLGCSLSFVGVAAAIRASGGSSATVTGAVLVVGAVLFLAGLAVRKFGARIIHAAMPPIVTGAVVMLIGFNLAPVTAATYWPQDQWTALLVMLFTGLAVVCLRGFWSRIAIFLGLIFGYGISWIFDLVFGKIHSMSASGQVTDHWRLDLSGVSKADWVGLPSFHGPSFEWSAILVALPVVIALIAENAGHVKAVGEMTGKPLDDQLGTAIAADGAASMLSTAVGGPPNTTYSENIGVMAATRVYSTAAYWAAAGFALLFGLCPKFGAVVAAIPGGVLGGITVILYGMIGLLGAQIWINAKVDLRNPLNLVPAAAGIIIGVGGVKLTFTDTFELGGIALGTIVVITGYHVLRAFAPAHLKQQEPLLDSGTSSYESTSGESTARESAARESTSGDEPLSKS; via the coding sequence ATGAACCTCGGCGTGCGCTGGACCTTGCACGGCGACGGGAAGACACCCGCTCCCGGAGCCGTCGTCCGCCCGGACGAACGGCTCTCCTGGCCCCGTACGGTCGGCCTCGGAGCCCAGCACGTGGTCGCCATGTTCGGGGCATCGTTCGTCGCCCCGGTCCTCATGGGTCTGGACCCGAACCTCGCGATCATGATGTCCGGTTTCGCGACCGCGATCTTCCTCCTCGCGACCCGTGGCACCGTCCCCTCGTACCTGGGCTGCTCGCTCTCGTTCGTCGGTGTCGCCGCCGCGATCCGGGCCTCCGGCGGCAGCAGCGCCACCGTGACCGGCGCGGTCCTGGTCGTCGGCGCGGTGCTCTTCCTCGCCGGTCTCGCGGTCAGGAAGTTCGGCGCGCGGATCATCCACGCGGCGATGCCGCCCATCGTGACCGGCGCCGTCGTCATGCTGATCGGCTTCAACCTGGCCCCGGTCACCGCGGCGACGTACTGGCCGCAGGACCAGTGGACGGCCCTCCTCGTGATGCTGTTCACCGGTCTCGCCGTCGTCTGTCTGCGCGGCTTCTGGTCGCGGATCGCGATCTTCCTCGGCCTGATCTTCGGCTATGGCATCTCGTGGATCTTCGACCTTGTCTTCGGCAAGATCCACTCGATGTCGGCGAGCGGCCAGGTCACCGACCACTGGCGCCTCGACCTCTCCGGTGTCTCCAAGGCCGACTGGGTCGGCCTGCCGTCGTTCCACGGCCCGAGCTTCGAGTGGTCCGCGATCCTGGTCGCACTGCCCGTCGTCATCGCCCTGATCGCCGAGAACGCCGGACACGTCAAGGCCGTCGGCGAGATGACCGGCAAGCCGCTGGACGACCAGCTCGGCACCGCGATCGCCGCCGACGGCGCCGCCTCGATGCTGTCGACGGCCGTGGGCGGCCCGCCGAACACCACGTACTCCGAGAACATCGGTGTCATGGCCGCCACCCGCGTCTACTCGACGGCCGCCTACTGGGCCGCCGCCGGCTTCGCCCTGCTCTTCGGTCTCTGCCCGAAGTTCGGCGCGGTCGTCGCCGCCATCCCCGGCGGTGTCCTCGGCGGCATCACCGTGATCCTGTACGGCATGATCGGCCTGCTCGGCGCCCAGATCTGGATCAACGCCAAGGTCGACCTGCGCAACCCGCTCAACCTGGTCCCGGCCGCCGCGGGCATCATCATCGGCGTCGGCGGGGTGAAGCTGACCTTCACGGACACCTTCGAGCTGGGCGGCATCGCGCTCGGCACGATCGTCGTCATCACCGGCTACCACGTGCTGCGGGCCTTCGCCCCGGCCCACCTCAAGCAGCAGGAGCCGCTGCTCGACTCCGGCACCAGCTCGTACGAGAGCACGTCGGGTGAGAGCACCGCCCGTGAGAGCGCGGCCCGTGAGAGCACGTCCGGCGACGAGCCGCTGTCGAAGAGCTGA
- a CDS encoding MFS transporter: MAAETVSSTDRLRRARFAIAAVFCVHGSVTGSFATRIPWIQEHAGVSAGQLGLALAFPALGASVAMPLAGAVSHRFGARTALRGLLSLWTLALTLPALAPNIWGLCAALFVFGATAGMSDVAMNALGVETENRLGKSIMSSLHGMWSGGALIGSAAGTVAAHLGGDARLHHLIAALVLTALGLLFCQGVLDMRSTPDEEPPPRFSLPPKSALVIGAIGFCAVFAEGASLDWSAVYLRDELGSSAGLAAASTTAFALTMTVARLAGDRVVDRFGAVRTVRVGGAVATLGGVLVVVAPHAAVAMAGFGLIGLGVAVVVPLAFAAAGRSGPNPSQAIAGVATITYTSGLIAPSAIGGIADATSLVFSFGLVTLLALGLVVGAGVLRSGGRESTPTKPAPEKTPGPVG, from the coding sequence ATGGCGGCGGAGACCGTCTCCAGCACCGATCGCCTGCGGCGGGCACGTTTCGCCATCGCCGCAGTCTTCTGCGTCCACGGCTCCGTCACCGGCAGTTTCGCGACCCGCATCCCCTGGATCCAGGAGCACGCGGGTGTGAGCGCGGGGCAGCTCGGACTCGCGCTCGCCTTCCCGGCCCTCGGCGCCTCCGTCGCGATGCCGCTGGCCGGGGCCGTGTCCCACCGGTTCGGCGCCCGCACGGCGCTGCGCGGCCTGCTCAGTCTATGGACGCTCGCCCTGACGCTGCCCGCGCTCGCCCCGAACATCTGGGGCCTGTGCGCCGCGCTCTTCGTGTTCGGCGCGACCGCCGGCATGTCCGACGTGGCGATGAACGCGCTCGGCGTCGAGACCGAGAACCGGCTCGGCAAGTCCATCATGTCGAGCCTGCACGGCATGTGGAGCGGGGGCGCCCTCATCGGCTCCGCCGCCGGCACGGTCGCCGCCCACCTCGGCGGCGACGCCCGCCTCCACCACCTGATCGCGGCCCTGGTCCTCACCGCCCTCGGCCTGCTCTTCTGCCAGGGCGTCCTGGACATGCGCAGCACACCGGACGAGGAGCCGCCGCCACGCTTCTCGCTGCCGCCGAAGTCCGCGCTGGTCATCGGCGCGATCGGCTTCTGCGCGGTGTTCGCGGAGGGCGCCAGCCTCGACTGGTCGGCCGTCTACCTCCGCGACGAGCTGGGCAGCTCCGCCGGGCTCGCGGCCGCCTCCACGACCGCCTTCGCGCTGACGATGACCGTCGCGCGCCTGGCCGGCGACCGCGTCGTGGACCGCTTCGGGGCGGTCCGTACGGTACGGGTCGGGGGCGCCGTCGCCACCCTCGGCGGAGTCCTGGTCGTCGTCGCCCCGCACGCCGCCGTCGCCATGGCCGGTTTCGGTCTCATCGGGCTCGGGGTCGCGGTCGTCGTCCCGCTCGCCTTCGCCGCGGCCGGGCGCAGCGGCCCGAACCCGAGCCAGGCCATCGCGGGCGTCGCCACCATCACGTACACCTCGGGGCTCATCGCCCCCTCGGCGATCGGCGGCATCGCCGACGCGACCTCGCTGGTCTTCTCGTTCGGCCTGGTCACCCTGCTCGCGCTGGGGCTCGTCGTGGGCGCGGGCGTCCTCAGGTCCGGCGGGCGGGAGTCCACTCCGACGAAGCCCGCTCCGGAGAAGACCCCGGGCCCCGTCGGGTAG
- a CDS encoding ROK family transcriptional regulator, translating to MAASPSTARAINDRFALRLLQDEGPLTATQLKTLTGLSRPTVADLVERLQGSGLVHVVGESGAERRGPNAKLYGLVADRAHLAALDVRTRSVSVTVADLLGTTLAEASVPVGDDSDTGPAVEKAVALLERTVKEAGADRLHSVAVGAPGLIDPATGELRDSSGLPAWHRRLVGVLQERLPAHVLVENETNLAAVAELREGAARDREDFVLLWLGQGVGAAVVLGGRLRRGASGGAGEIGFLPVPGTSGLPSATGCDGGFHELACAAAVACLAAAHGLTAAEALAAGHAPFLDALARRLAIGAAAVASVLDPGCVVLAGETGHQGGAALAARVEAELAALSPLRTEVRATALGDAAVLRGALLLARDAAQDALFGMPTAGL from the coding sequence ATGGCCGCATCCCCGAGCACCGCACGAGCCATCAACGACCGGTTCGCCCTGCGACTGCTCCAGGACGAAGGCCCGTTGACGGCCACTCAGCTCAAGACCCTCACCGGACTCTCCCGGCCCACCGTCGCCGACCTCGTCGAGCGGCTCCAGGGCTCCGGGCTCGTCCATGTCGTCGGGGAGTCCGGAGCCGAACGCCGGGGACCCAACGCCAAGCTGTACGGGCTCGTCGCCGATCGCGCGCACCTCGCCGCCCTCGACGTACGGACCCGGTCGGTCTCCGTCACCGTCGCCGACCTGCTCGGCACCACCCTCGCCGAGGCCTCCGTGCCCGTCGGCGACGACAGCGACACCGGACCCGCCGTCGAGAAGGCGGTCGCGCTCCTGGAGCGGACCGTGAAGGAGGCGGGCGCCGACCGGCTGCACAGCGTGGCCGTCGGCGCCCCCGGCCTCATCGACCCGGCCACCGGTGAACTCCGCGACTCCTCGGGACTGCCCGCCTGGCACCGACGGCTCGTCGGCGTCCTCCAGGAACGCCTGCCCGCGCACGTCCTCGTCGAGAACGAGACCAACCTCGCCGCCGTCGCCGAACTGCGCGAGGGCGCGGCCCGCGACCGCGAGGACTTCGTCCTGCTCTGGCTCGGCCAGGGCGTCGGCGCGGCTGTCGTCCTCGGCGGACGACTGCGCCGCGGGGCCTCGGGCGGCGCGGGCGAGATCGGCTTCCTGCCCGTGCCCGGCACCTCGGGACTCCCCTCGGCCACCGGCTGCGACGGCGGCTTCCACGAGCTGGCCTGCGCGGCGGCCGTCGCATGCCTGGCCGCCGCCCACGGCCTCACGGCGGCGGAGGCGCTCGCCGCGGGGCACGCCCCCTTCCTCGACGCCCTGGCCCGCCGCCTCGCCATCGGTGCCGCCGCCGTCGCCTCGGTCCTGGATCCCGGCTGTGTGGTCCTCGCCGGGGAGACCGGCCACCAGGGCGGCGCCGCGCTCGCCGCGCGCGTGGAGGCCGAACTCGCCGCCCTCTCCCCGCTCCGTACGGAGGTCCGTGCGACGGCCCTGGGCGACGCGGCGGTGCTGCGCGGCGCCCTGCTCCTCGCCCGGGACGCGGCGCAGGACGCGCTCTTCGGGATGCCGACGGCGGGGCTCTAG
- a CDS encoding chitinase C-terminal domain-containing protein: MLSPTTKRASLLASGAAVAGLLLSSLSGGVSYAADNESCRPDGLYKTPGVDVPYCSVYDTEGREKMGADHQRRVIGYFTGWRDGKNGQPAYLAKDIPWEKITHINYAFGHIGGDNKLSVGADGPNNAATGMTWPGVAGAEMDPAYAYKGHFNLLNKFKKQHPNVKTLISVGGWAETGGYFADNGDRVNSGGFYSMATNADGSVNQAGIDTFAASSVDFIRKYGFNGVDIDYEYPTTMKDAGNPLDWQFANARRAGLVQGYAALMKSLREKLDAAGAADGKHYLLTVAAPSSGYLLRGMETFQMQKYLDYVNIMSYDLHGAWNEYVGPNASLFDDGKDGELAAANVYGSAQYGNIGYLNTDWAYHYFRGSMPAGRINIGLPYYTRGHKNVQGGTDGLWGKASATTCPAGAGLTKCGDGATGIDNLWHDKDTNGVESPAGSNPMWHAKNLEKGIVGDYVTQYGFPANTTLTGTYARKYDSTLVAPWLWNAQKKVFLSTEDEQSVAAKADYVVDKGIGGTMVWEMAGDYAWNAAKGQYEMGSTLTSLMYDKFKAATPYGAKKSNKALPTQAVKIDAQFTEFKLGDSNYPITPKIKITNNTAATLPGGTEFQFDYGTSAPANASDQSGFGTKVISSDHTGSNVGGLKGDFHRVSLKLPAWQSLAPGATVDLAFNYYLPVSTPSNWTVNINGTTYALAGDLARGTTVVEPGTTTPPTTPPTTPPTTPPTTPPTTPPTTPPTTPPTGCGTVPAYVAGTVYNAGNEVSHNGRKYKAQWWTQNETPGTTGEWGVWKDLGPC, encoded by the coding sequence GTGTTGTCCCCCACCACGAAGAGAGCCTCGCTGCTCGCTTCCGGCGCGGCCGTCGCCGGTCTGCTGCTGAGCTCCCTTTCCGGCGGCGTCTCGTACGCGGCCGACAACGAGAGCTGTCGCCCCGACGGGCTCTACAAGACCCCCGGCGTCGACGTCCCCTACTGCTCGGTCTACGACACCGAGGGCCGCGAGAAGATGGGCGCGGACCACCAGCGCCGGGTCATCGGCTACTTCACCGGCTGGCGCGATGGCAAGAACGGCCAGCCCGCCTACCTGGCCAAGGACATCCCGTGGGAGAAGATCACCCACATCAACTACGCCTTCGGCCACATCGGCGGGGACAACAAGCTCTCCGTCGGCGCGGACGGTCCGAACAACGCGGCCACCGGGATGACCTGGCCCGGTGTCGCGGGCGCCGAGATGGACCCCGCGTACGCCTACAAGGGCCACTTCAACCTGCTCAACAAGTTCAAGAAGCAGCACCCGAACGTGAAGACGCTGATCTCGGTCGGCGGCTGGGCCGAGACCGGCGGATACTTCGCGGACAACGGTGACCGGGTCAACTCGGGCGGCTTCTACTCGATGGCCACCAACGCCGACGGTTCGGTCAACCAGGCCGGGATCGACACCTTCGCCGCCTCGTCCGTCGACTTCATCCGCAAGTACGGCTTCAACGGCGTCGACATCGACTACGAGTACCCGACGACCATGAAGGACGCCGGCAACCCGCTCGACTGGCAGTTCGCCAACGCGCGCCGCGCCGGACTCGTGCAGGGCTACGCGGCCCTCATGAAGTCCCTGCGCGAGAAGCTGGACGCGGCGGGCGCCGCCGACGGCAAGCACTACCTGCTGACGGTCGCCGCCCCCTCCTCCGGCTACCTGCTGCGGGGCATGGAGACCTTCCAGATGCAGAAGTATCTGGACTACGTCAACATCATGTCCTACGACCTGCACGGCGCCTGGAACGAGTACGTCGGGCCCAACGCCTCCCTCTTCGACGACGGGAAGGACGGCGAGCTCGCCGCCGCCAACGTCTACGGCTCGGCGCAGTACGGCAACATCGGGTACCTCAACACCGACTGGGCGTACCACTACTTCCGCGGCTCGATGCCGGCCGGCCGGATCAACATCGGCCTGCCCTACTACACCCGCGGTCACAAGAACGTGCAGGGCGGCACCGACGGTCTGTGGGGCAAGGCCTCCGCGACCACCTGCCCGGCCGGAGCCGGCCTGACCAAGTGCGGTGACGGCGCCACCGGCATCGACAACCTGTGGCACGACAAGGACACCAACGGTGTCGAGTCGCCCGCCGGCTCCAACCCGATGTGGCACGCCAAGAACCTCGAGAAGGGGATCGTCGGCGACTACGTCACCCAGTACGGCTTCCCGGCGAACACCACCCTGACCGGCACCTACGCCCGCAAGTACGACTCGACGCTGGTCGCGCCGTGGCTGTGGAACGCGCAGAAGAAGGTCTTCCTCTCCACCGAGGACGAGCAGTCGGTGGCCGCCAAGGCCGACTACGTGGTCGACAAGGGCATCGGCGGCACGATGGTCTGGGAGATGGCCGGCGACTACGCCTGGAACGCCGCCAAGGGCCAGTACGAGATGGGCTCGACGCTCACCTCGCTGATGTACGACAAGTTCAAGGCGGCCACCCCGTACGGCGCGAAGAAGTCGAACAAGGCGCTGCCGACCCAGGCCGTGAAGATCGACGCGCAGTTCACCGAGTTCAAGCTGGGTGACTCGAACTACCCGATCACCCCGAAGATCAAGATCACCAACAACACGGCGGCCACCCTCCCGGGCGGCACGGAGTTCCAGTTCGACTACGGGACCTCGGCCCCGGCCAACGCCTCCGACCAGTCGGGCTTCGGCACGAAGGTGATCAGCAGCGACCACACGGGCAGCAACGTGGGCGGTCTGAAGGGCGACTTCCACCGTGTCTCCCTGAAGCTCCCGGCCTGGCAGTCGCTGGCCCCGGGCGCCACGGTCGACCTGGCGTTCAACTACTACCTGCCGGTGTCCACCCCCTCCAACTGGACGGTGAACATCAACGGCACGACGTACGCCCTCGCCGGTGACCTGGCGCGCGGCACGACGGTGGTGGAGCCCGGCACGACGACCCCGCCGACCACCCCGCCGACGACGCCGCCCACCACTCCGCCGACGACCCCGCCGACCACTCCCCCGACCACGCCTCCGACGACGCCGCCCACGGGCTGCGGCACGGTCCCGGCGTACGTGGCCGGCACGGTCTACAACGCGGGCAACGAGGTCTCCCACAACGGCCGCAAGTACAAGGCCCAGTGGTGGACCCAGAACGAGACGCCGGGCACGACCGGCGAGTGGGGTGTCTGGAAGGACCTCGGTCCCTGCTGA
- the ribD gene encoding bifunctional diaminohydroxyphosphoribosylaminopyrimidine deaminase/5-amino-6-(5-phosphoribosylamino)uracil reductase RibD, producing the protein MAQQADITAMRRAVELAARGLGATSPNPVVGCVITDASGHVVGEGWHQRAGGPHAEVHALREAGALARGGTAYVTLEPCNHTGRTGPCAQALIEAGVSRVVYAVGDPNPQATGGADTLRAAGTEVGQGLLEAEAEAGNIAWLTSVRHGRPFVRWKYAATLDGRIAAADGTSRWITSAESRADVHRLRAEADAVVVGSGTARADDPHLAVRGIEGAVQPLRVVIDTEATAVKPGARVLDDAAPTLIAIAEDAETSLDGADLVRLPRAERGLSVPALLDALHARGVRSVLLEGGPTLAGAFVAAGAVDQVVGYLAPVLLGAGPAALAGAGISTITEALRLDITDISDIGSDIRITATLKGA; encoded by the coding sequence GTGGCCCAGCAGGCCGACATCACCGCCATGCGACGCGCCGTCGAACTCGCCGCACGCGGTCTCGGCGCCACCAGCCCCAACCCGGTCGTCGGGTGCGTCATCACCGACGCCTCCGGACACGTGGTCGGCGAGGGCTGGCACCAGCGCGCCGGCGGCCCCCACGCCGAGGTCCACGCCCTGCGCGAGGCAGGCGCCCTCGCCCGCGGCGGAACCGCCTACGTCACGCTCGAACCCTGCAACCACACCGGCCGCACCGGCCCCTGCGCCCAGGCCCTGATCGAGGCCGGGGTCAGCCGGGTCGTGTACGCGGTCGGCGACCCGAACCCGCAGGCCACCGGCGGTGCCGACACCCTGCGCGCCGCCGGGACAGAGGTCGGGCAGGGCCTCCTGGAGGCCGAGGCCGAGGCGGGCAACATCGCCTGGCTCACCTCCGTACGCCACGGCCGTCCCTTCGTCCGCTGGAAGTACGCCGCCACCCTCGACGGCCGGATCGCCGCCGCCGACGGCACCTCCCGCTGGATCACCTCCGCCGAGTCCCGCGCCGACGTCCACCGGCTGCGCGCCGAGGCCGACGCCGTCGTGGTCGGCTCCGGCACCGCCCGCGCGGACGACCCCCACCTGGCCGTACGCGGCATCGAAGGGGCCGTCCAGCCGCTCCGGGTCGTCATCGACACCGAGGCGACCGCGGTGAAGCCCGGCGCCCGGGTCCTGGACGACGCGGCCCCGACCCTGATCGCGATCGCGGAGGACGCCGAGACCTCCCTCGACGGCGCCGACCTCGTACGCCTCCCCAGGGCCGAGCGCGGCCTGTCCGTACCGGCCCTCCTGGACGCCCTCCACGCGCGCGGTGTCCGCTCCGTCCTCCTCGAAGGCGGCCCCACCCTCGCGGGCGCCTTCGTCGCCGCGGGCGCCGTCGACCAGGTCGTCGGCTATCTCGCCCCGGTCCTCCTCGGCGCGGGGCCCGCGGCCCTCGCCGGCGCCGGAATCAGCACCATCACCGAAGCGTTGCGGCTCGACATCACCGATATCTCGGATATCGGATCCGATATCCGCATCACCGCCACCCTCAAGGGAGCCTGA
- a CDS encoding riboflavin synthase yields MFTGIVEELGEVTAVEQLEDASRFRLRGPLVTEGAQHGDSIAVNGVCLTVVEFGDGEFTADVMAETLKRSSLGALEVGSRVNLERPMAVGGRLGGHIVQGHVDGTGTILERTPSEHWELVKVGLPAHLSRYVVEKGSITVDGVSLTVVEVTDDWFTISLIPTTLDLTTLGIKQSGDPVNLEVDVIAKYVERLLGPNAKESDK; encoded by the coding sequence GTGTTCACCGGAATCGTCGAAGAACTGGGCGAGGTCACCGCCGTCGAGCAGCTGGAGGACGCCTCCCGCTTCCGCCTGCGCGGTCCCCTGGTCACGGAAGGCGCCCAGCACGGCGACTCCATCGCCGTCAACGGTGTCTGTCTCACGGTCGTCGAGTTCGGCGACGGCGAGTTCACCGCCGACGTCATGGCCGAGACCCTCAAGCGGTCCAGCCTCGGCGCCCTGGAGGTCGGCTCCCGCGTCAACCTGGAGCGGCCCATGGCCGTCGGCGGCCGCCTCGGCGGTCACATCGTCCAGGGCCACGTGGACGGCACCGGCACGATCCTGGAGCGCACCCCGTCCGAGCACTGGGAGCTCGTCAAGGTCGGCCTGCCCGCCCACCTCTCCCGGTACGTCGTCGAGAAGGGCTCGATCACGGTCGACGGCGTCAGCCTCACCGTCGTCGAGGTCACCGACGACTGGTTCACCATCAGCCTCATCCCCACCACCCTCGACCTGACCACCCTCGGCATCAAGCAGTCCGGCGACCCGGTCAACCTCGAAGTGGACGTCATCGCCAAGTACGTCGAGCGGCTGCTCGGCCCGAACGCCAAGGAGAGCGACAAGTGA
- a CDS encoding nicotinamide mononucleotide transporter family protein, producing the protein MWSDMIGNTIGLIALALGWRRSILTWPAQLLSGLILVGAYASAHLSGGVGKQLLVIGVAAWGWWQWNRGRQQAQDGSIAVRFATWKERGLLLAGAVVGTLAVGGLFTLYPSLSWSPWADAYIFVGTLVAMVAQARGLVEFWFAWLLVDLVGVPLAFNSGLAFSGLVYVIYFALVVWGMRDWWLRTRTTSATALEGAHA; encoded by the coding sequence ATGTGGTCCGACATGATCGGCAACACGATCGGACTCATAGCCCTCGCGCTCGGCTGGCGCCGCTCCATCCTCACCTGGCCCGCCCAGCTGCTCTCCGGCCTGATCCTCGTCGGCGCCTACGCCTCCGCCCACCTCTCCGGCGGCGTCGGCAAGCAGCTCCTCGTCATCGGCGTCGCCGCCTGGGGCTGGTGGCAGTGGAACCGGGGCAGGCAGCAGGCCCAGGACGGCTCCATCGCCGTCCGCTTCGCCACCTGGAAGGAGCGCGGACTGCTCCTCGCCGGCGCGGTCGTCGGCACCCTCGCCGTCGGGGGCCTGTTCACCCTCTACCCGTCGCTCTCCTGGAGCCCGTGGGCCGACGCGTACATCTTCGTCGGCACCCTCGTCGCGATGGTCGCCCAGGCCCGCGGCCTGGTCGAGTTCTGGTTCGCCTGGCTCCTCGTGGACCTGGTCGGCGTCCCGCTCGCCTTCAACAGCGGCCTCGCCTTCTCCGGCCTGGTCTACGTCATCTACTTCGCCCTCGTCGTCTGGGGCATGCGCGACTGGTGGCTCCGTACGCGCACGACCTCCGCCACCGCTCTGGAAGGAGCCCACGCATGA
- a CDS encoding bifunctional 3,4-dihydroxy-2-butanone-4-phosphate synthase/GTP cyclohydrolase II, whose translation MSALPIWDTTDLALDPVEQAIRDIAAGRPVVVVDDEDRENEGDLVIAAEKATPEVVAFMMSECRGLICAPMENDELERLQLPQMVEHNTESMRTAFTVSVDAAPAHGVTTGISAADRATTLRMLASGSHEPSDFVRPGHIFPLRAKPGGVLARNGHTEAAVDLARLAGLRPAGAIVEIAGEDGVMLRLPELVPFARKHGLTIISIEDLIAYRRSAEPTVRREAEVRLPTAHGDFTAYGYRSTVDGVEHVALVHGEIGDGEDILVRVHSECLTGDIFHSLRCDCGPQLEASMDRVTEAGRGVVVYLRGHEGRGIGLLSKLRAYELQERGRDTLDANLELGLPADARDYGAGAQILVDLGVRSLRLMTNNPDKIDALTRHGLRVEGREPMPVTAGEHNLRYLTTKRDRMGHDLPWLDGSPAPTCGNQ comes from the coding sequence ATGAGCGCGCTGCCGATCTGGGACACCACCGACCTCGCCCTCGACCCCGTCGAGCAGGCCATCCGCGACATCGCCGCCGGCCGCCCCGTCGTCGTCGTCGACGACGAGGACCGCGAGAACGAGGGCGACCTCGTCATCGCCGCCGAGAAGGCCACCCCCGAGGTCGTCGCCTTCATGATGAGCGAGTGCCGCGGCCTGATCTGCGCGCCCATGGAGAACGACGAGCTGGAGCGCCTCCAGCTCCCGCAGATGGTCGAGCACAACACCGAGTCGATGCGCACGGCCTTCACGGTCTCCGTCGACGCGGCCCCCGCCCACGGCGTCACCACGGGCATCTCCGCCGCCGACCGCGCCACCACCCTGCGGATGCTCGCGAGCGGCAGCCACGAGCCCTCCGACTTCGTACGGCCCGGCCACATCTTCCCGCTCCGCGCCAAGCCCGGCGGCGTCCTGGCCCGCAACGGCCACACCGAGGCAGCCGTCGACCTCGCCCGCCTCGCGGGCCTCCGCCCGGCCGGCGCGATCGTCGAGATCGCCGGCGAGGACGGCGTCATGCTGCGCCTGCCCGAGCTGGTCCCCTTCGCCCGCAAGCACGGCCTCACGATCATCTCCATCGAGGACCTGATCGCCTACCGGCGCTCCGCCGAGCCGACCGTCCGCCGCGAGGCCGAGGTCCGGCTCCCCACCGCGCACGGCGACTTCACCGCGTACGGCTACCGCTCCACCGTGGACGGCGTCGAGCACGTCGCCCTCGTCCACGGGGAGATCGGCGACGGCGAGGACATCCTGGTCCGGGTCCACTCCGAGTGCCTGACCGGCGACATCTTCCACTCGCTGCGCTGCGACTGCGGCCCGCAGCTGGAGGCCTCCATGGACCGCGTCACCGAGGCCGGCCGCGGCGTCGTGGTCTACCTCCGCGGCCACGAGGGCCGCGGCATCGGCCTGCTGTCCAAGCTCCGCGCGTACGAGCTCCAGGAGCGAGGCCGCGACACCCTCGACGCCAACCTGGAGCTCGGGCTGCCCGCGGACGCCCGTGACTACGGGGCCGGCGCGCAGATCCTCGTCGACCTCGGCGTCCGGAGCCTGCGTCTGATGACCAACAACCCCGACAAGATCGACGCCCTGACCCGGCACGGCCTCAGGGTCGAGGGCCGCGAGCCGATGCCGGTCACGGCCGGCGAGCACAACCTCCGGTACCTGACCACCAAGCGGGACCGGATGGGCCACGACCTGCCCTGGCTGGACGGCTCCCCGGCCCCCACCTGCGGCAACCAGTAA
- the ribH gene encoding 6,7-dimethyl-8-ribityllumazine synthase: MSGKGAPVLSVKNCGDLRVAVIAAQWHEKIMDGLVDGALRALSELGIDEPTLLRVPGSFELPVVAKVLAGRGYDAIVALGVVIRGGTPHFEYVCQGVTHGLTQVSIDTGVPVGFGVLTVDTEEQALDRAGLEGSSEDKGHEAVTAAVATATTLRTVSEPWR, from the coding sequence ATGAGCGGCAAGGGCGCACCCGTCCTCAGCGTGAAGAACTGCGGCGACCTGCGGGTCGCGGTCATCGCGGCGCAGTGGCACGAGAAGATCATGGACGGTCTCGTCGACGGCGCCCTTCGCGCCCTCAGCGAGCTCGGCATCGACGAGCCCACCCTGCTCCGCGTTCCCGGCAGCTTCGAGCTCCCGGTCGTGGCGAAGGTCCTCGCCGGGCGCGGCTACGATGCCATCGTGGCGCTCGGCGTCGTCATCCGCGGCGGAACGCCGCACTTCGAGTACGTGTGCCAGGGCGTCACCCACGGCCTCACCCAGGTCTCGATCGACACCGGCGTACCCGTCGGATTCGGTGTCCTCACCGTCGACACCGAGGAGCAGGCCCTCGACCGGGCCGGCCTCGAGGGATCCAGCGAGGACAAGGGCCACGAGGCCGTCACCGCCGCCGTCGCCACCGCGACGACGCTGCGCACGGTCAGCGAACCCTGGCGCTAG
- a CDS encoding phosphoribosyl-ATP diphosphatase — protein sequence MANETRKSFEELFAELKLKAETGDPATSRTAELVDKGVHAIGKKVVEEAAEVWMAAEYEGKEAAAEEISQLLYHVQVMMVARGISLDDVYAHL from the coding sequence ATGGCGAACGAAACCCGGAAAAGCTTCGAAGAGCTCTTCGCCGAGCTCAAGCTCAAGGCCGAGACCGGCGACCCGGCCACCTCCCGCACCGCGGAACTGGTGGACAAGGGCGTCCATGCCATCGGCAAGAAGGTCGTCGAAGAGGCCGCCGAGGTCTGGATGGCCGCCGAGTACGAGGGCAAGGAAGCGGCCGCCGAGGAGATCTCGCAGCTGCTGTACCACGTCCAGGTGATGATGGTCGCCCGCGGGATCTCGCTCGACGACGTCTACGCCCACCTCTGA